A genomic region of Candidatus Goldiibacteriota bacterium contains the following coding sequences:
- the mraZ gene encoding division/cell wall cluster transcriptional repressor MraZ, with translation MIKIGFIGQHEHSLDEKGRVSIPSRYKKYIEEITSDPDKRATLVLSKSKDKCIEVFAPEKWEKMMEQYAEGTKLDEQERDLKYMRAKLANTESVNIDKAGRIIIPPFLKEYAKIGKNVVFAGIGDRFEIWDKNTFDDNNK, from the coding sequence GTGATAAAAATTGGTTTTATAGGGCAGCATGAGCACAGCCTTGATGAAAAAGGCCGCGTAAGTATTCCGTCCAGGTATAAAAAATATATTGAAGAGATAACTTCTGACCCGGATAAACGCGCAACCCTTGTTCTTTCAAAAAGCAAAGACAAGTGCATAGAGGTCTTTGCGCCGGAGAAGTGGGAAAAAATGATGGAACAGTACGCGGAAGGGACAAAACTTGATGAACAGGAACGCGATTTAAAGTATATGAGGGCAAAACTTGCAAATACGGAATCCGTAAATATTGACAAGGCGGGAAGGATAATTATTCCTCCATTCCTTAAGGAATACGCTAAAATTGGAAAAAATGTGGTGTTTGCGGGCATCGGGGACAGGTTTGAAATATGGGATAAAAATACTTTTGACGATAACAACAAATAG
- a CDS encoding STAS domain-containing protein — MSVQTTSKKFVMLIMKGEIALEDIIALKEIINSFIEMEQFLFIIDFAGVTHINVSGIEYLNERKERVRSLGGDIKIIGANDYVRNLFVYAGYWGEFDFFANEEEAVRAFSCLI, encoded by the coding sequence ATGAGTGTACAGACAACATCAAAAAAATTCGTAATGCTTATCATGAAGGGCGAGATAGCGCTTGAAGATATCATCGCCTTAAAAGAGATAATAAACAGTTTTATAGAGATGGAACAGTTCTTATTTATAATTGATTTTGCCGGAGTGACGCATATAAATGTAAGTGGAATAGAGTACTTAAATGAAAGAAAGGAAAGGGTCCGCAGCCTTGGCGGCGATATTAAAATTATAGGCGCCAATGATTACGTCCGCAATCTCTTTGTTTACGCCGGGTATTGGGGCGAATTTGATTTCTTTGCGAATGAAGAAGAAGCGGTCAGGGCTTTTAGCTGCCTTATATGA
- a CDS encoding RNA methyltransferase encodes MDKKIQSLLKDKKAMKDEGFFLVDTEKILEEALDAGIKVEGFFYDNKQLLEKFSTLISAAEKVKSNDISRFASVKTPAGFLALCRVPQKTLNDFKSEQNIILLDGIQDPSNLGAIIRSGAAFGFNTYILTDGCAGIYSEKTIRASAGAVFKVNAKIISAEEIADFAREYRFFVTDVNDGIDIKKVKTEGKTVLVFGSEGMGVSEEIKQISKNKIKIHYPGDVESLNVAAAAAIIFFEFSSK; translated from the coding sequence ATGGATAAAAAAATACAGTCTCTTTTAAAAGATAAAAAAGCAATGAAAGATGAAGGTTTCTTTCTTGTTGATACGGAGAAAATACTTGAAGAGGCGCTGGATGCCGGGATAAAGGTGGAAGGGTTTTTTTATGATAATAAACAGCTGCTTGAAAAATTCAGCACTCTAATATCCGCAGCAGAAAAAGTAAAATCAAATGACATAAGCCGTTTTGCGTCTGTTAAAACTCCCGCGGGATTTCTGGCGCTGTGCAGGGTGCCGCAAAAAACACTTAACGACTTCAAATCCGAGCAAAATATCATTTTGCTGGACGGAATTCAGGATCCTTCCAACCTTGGCGCTATAATAAGAAGCGGCGCGGCTTTTGGGTTTAATACGTATATTTTAACTGACGGCTGCGCAGGAATTTATTCGGAAAAAACCATACGCGCGTCAGCCGGCGCGGTTTTTAAAGTGAATGCAAAAATAATAAGTGCTGAAGAAATTGCTGATTTTGCCCGTGAATACAGGTTTTTTGTAACAGACGTAAATGACGGCATTGATATCAAAAAAGTAAAAACAGAAGGCAAAACGGTTTTGGTATTTGGCAGTGAAGGAATGGGCGTCAGTGAAGAGATAAAACAAATATCAAAAAATAAAATAAAAATACACTATCCCGGTGATGTGGAATCGCTGAACGTGGCAGCGGCTGCGGCAATTATCTTTTTTGAATTTTCATCAAAATAA
- the rsmH gene encoding 16S rRNA (cytosine(1402)-N(4))-methyltransferase RsmH produces MTFSHKTVLLEETAEFLRLAGKKGLWVDATLGFGGHSERILKDMSPEAFLIGIDQDDRALEYASDRLKGYSNFKAIKGNFKDLEKIVHEQGSQSISGIVYDLGVSSMQLDDGTRGFSFMKDAPLDMRMDETSPLSADDVVNRYNRADLERVIKDYGEEGYYAKIADFIMKSRPVKGTLELAEIIKKAKFGKEKIHPATKVFQAIRIEVNNELGALEKSIKSAASLLVPGGRMCVISFHSLEDRIVKNFIREKSRGCDCGYRPCICHKIKELEAVTKKPVTASFEETRQNPRARSAKLRCAEKL; encoded by the coding sequence ATGACATTTTCCCACAAGACCGTACTTCTTGAAGAAACCGCGGAATTTCTGCGGTTGGCCGGGAAAAAAGGGCTGTGGGTGGACGCAACGCTGGGCTTCGGAGGACATAGCGAAAGGATATTAAAAGATATGTCACCTGAGGCCTTTTTAATAGGTATAGATCAGGACGACAGGGCTCTTGAATACGCGTCTGACAGGCTTAAAGGATATTCTAATTTTAAGGCGATAAAAGGCAATTTTAAAGATCTTGAAAAGATAGTGCATGAACAGGGTTCGCAGTCAATAAGCGGGATAGTTTACGACCTTGGAGTATCAAGCATGCAGCTTGATGACGGCACACGCGGCTTTTCTTTCATGAAAGACGCGCCGCTTGACATGAGAATGGATGAAACGTCGCCCTTGTCCGCTGATGATGTGGTGAACAGGTACAACAGGGCGGACCTGGAGCGTGTGATAAAAGATTACGGAGAAGAAGGGTATTACGCGAAAATAGCCGATTTCATAATGAAAAGCAGGCCGGTGAAGGGAACGTTGGAGCTTGCGGAGATAATCAAAAAAGCAAAGTTTGGCAAAGAAAAGATACACCCGGCCACAAAAGTGTTTCAGGCAATAAGGATAGAGGTAAATAACGAACTGGGCGCGCTTGAAAAAAGTATTAAGAGCGCGGCCTCGCTTTTAGTACCGGGCGGAAGAATGTGCGTGATTTCATTCCATTCGCTTGAAGACAGGATAGTTAAAAACTTTATCAGGGAAAAATCGCGCGGCTGCGACTGCGGATACAGGCCGTGCATATGCCATAAGATAAAAGAACTTGAAGCGGTGACAAAGAAACCCGTAACAGCATCTTTTGAGGAGACAAGGCAGAATCCCCGCGCAAGAAGCGCGAAATTAAGGTGCGCGGAAAAACTTTAG